A segment of the Methanothermococcus thermolithotrophicus DSM 2095 genome:
CAGGTAGGTAACCAGCAAGATGATAATATGGTAATAATACCCATGAGCTCCGGTGAAGAACTATTTAATAAAAAAGGAGAATATAACTACATAATGGTGAAAATCAAAGATAGTGCAAATATTAAAAAAGTATCGGAAGATATAAAAGATGCCTTGGAAAAGTCTATGGGGACTGATAATTTCAGCGTTTTAACTGCTGAACAAATGGCAAAATCAATTGGTGGAATACTAAGTGTTTTGACTATGTTTGTAGCAGGAGTTGCAGGAATATCTTTACTTGTTGGGGCAGTTGGGATATCAAATACCATGCATATGAGCATATTGGAGAGAAGAAAAGATATAGGTATTTTAAAAGCACTTGGCGCAGAAACCACAACAATACTGAAAATATTTGTAGTAGAAGCAGGTTTTTTAGGATTACTTGGGGGAATAGTAGGTTTAATAATAGGGATTATCATTGCCAAACTTATTGAAATTGCGGCTCAAAATATGGGGTACGGAATGATTCAGGCGTGGATTTCATGGGAGCTCGTAGTTGGGGTTTTGGCATTTTCGTTCTTTGTAGGGATTATAAGCGGATACTTTCCAGCAAGAAGCGGGGCAAAGTTAAATCCTGTGGATACATTAAGAGGGGAATGATATGACGTTGATAGAAGCCAAAAACATATGGAAAATATATGGGAAAGGGGAGGCTAAAACAGAGGTACTAAAAGGAATAGATTTAAAAATTGAAAAAAGTGAATTTGTAGCAATTATGGGACCAAGTGGATGTGGAAAATCCACATTGTTAAATATTTTAGGTCTTTTGGATGTTCCCAATAAAGGAGAACTACATATAAAAGGCAAAAAAACCACACTAATGGATGAAAATGAACGAGCAGTTTTTAGAAGAAAAATCAGCGGTTTCATATTTCAACAGTTTCATTTAATAAATACATTAACTGCACTGGGAAATGTGGAGCTCCCATTAATACTCGATGAAAAAGATGAAAAATATAGGATAAGCCGGGCTAAGGAGCTACTCAAATCAGTAGATCTTGGACATAGGGAAAATTATTACCCCAATCAGTTAAGCGGTGGACAACAACAAAGGGTAGCAATAGCACGAGCTCTTGCAAATAAACCTGAAATAATATTTGCAGACGAACCTACTGGAAACTTAGATAGTAAGAGCGGTAGGCAAGTTTTGGAAACCTTAAAAAAGCTCCATGAAGAAGGGATAACTATTATAATGGTCACCCACGATAAAGAATTTACAAAATATGCAACAAAGATTATAAGAATGAAGGATGGAGAAATCGAACCGTAGGTTCGAGCAACGAAAACCGAAGGTTTTCGTCTAATTGTTGGAATAGGTGAATGAGAACATTTGGTTAGGTTGAATGAATAATTATAGGTGAAATTTTGAAAATAACAATAGGTACAAGAGGAAGTAAACTGGCACTTGCACAAACCCATTACATAGAAGGGCTTTTAAAAGAAGTGGGAGTAGATGTTGAAGTAAAGATAGTAAAAACCACTGGAGATAAGGTACAGGATAAAAAACTATCAGAACTAGGGATTGGTGTATTTACAAAAGAACTTGATTTAAAGATGTTGAACAATGAGGTAGATATTGCTGTTCACAGTTTAAAGGATGTGCCTACTGTTTGGAATGAAAATTTAATAATTTCTGCAACCCCACCAAGGGAGAGCTACCATGATTTAATACTGTGGAAAAAAGAGAATGAATTTGATATAGAACACGATGAATTAATAGTGGGAACTTCAAGTATAAGGAGGACTGAATTTTTAAGTATTAAGTATCCAAATTTAAAAACTAAACTCCTGAGGGGCAATGTTGATACAAGATTAAGAAAATTAAGGGAAGGTCAATACGATGCTATAATCATAGCAGAAGCTGGCTTAAGAAGATTAAAAATAGATCTCTCTGAATTTAACTATAAAAAATTGGATATCTTACCTGCTCCAGCTCAGGGGGTTATAGGTGTTGCATCAAGAAAGGACGATAAAGAAATAAATGAAATTTTGCAGAAAATAAACGATAAAAAAACTTATTTAGAAGCCACTGCCGAGAGGTGGGCTTTAAGAGAATACGGCGGTGGATGTCAGGCACCATTCGGAGCTCTGGCAAACTATGACGAAGAAAGCGAAGTTTTAAATTTAAGGTGTGAACTTGTAGCAGAAGAAAATCAGACAAAATCCTTCGGATTTTGTAACTCTTCGCTTCGCTCCGACCGACATAAGGTTGTAATCTCAAAGGAAGGTTTTGTGTACTGTAGT
Coding sequences within it:
- a CDS encoding ABC transporter permease; translation: MKIIDVISFAGKNLKQKRTQSLLTIIGIVIGTIAIVSLISLGYGVQNYVKDETAKLGANKIQIFPMKQFGTPPSKLFGDKEIKAIKNIRGVDEVLYGWYSGANIERRDEKYFVNIFYAKPSSLKSVYSDVGGYGIEKGRWLSDNDNYKCIIGHGAAYNLFKKELGVGDTIYIDGKKFKIVGIMTQVGNQQDDNMVIIPMSSGEELFNKKGEYNYIMVKIKDSANIKKVSEDIKDALEKSMGTDNFSVLTAEQMAKSIGGILSVLTMFVAGVAGISLLVGAVGISNTMHMSILERRKDIGILKALGAETTTILKIFVVEAGFLGLLGGIVGLIIGIIIAKLIEIAAQNMGYGMIQAWISWELVVGVLAFSFFVGIISGYFPARSGAKLNPVDTLRGE
- the hemC gene encoding hydroxymethylbilane synthase, whose amino-acid sequence is MKITIGTRGSKLALAQTHYIEGLLKEVGVDVEVKIVKTTGDKVQDKKLSELGIGVFTKELDLKMLNNEVDIAVHSLKDVPTVWNENLIISATPPRESYHDLILWKKENEFDIEHDELIVGTSSIRRTEFLSIKYPNLKTKLLRGNVDTRLRKLREGQYDAIIIAEAGLRRLKIDLSEFNYKKLDILPAPAQGVIGVASRKDDKEINEILQKINDKKTYLEATAERWALREYGGGCQAPFGALANYDEESEVLNLRCELVAEENQTKSFGFCNSSLRSDRHKVVISKEGFVYCSVDKIDFAKKIGEEVGKALKRVDE
- a CDS encoding ABC transporter ATP-binding protein — protein: MTLIEAKNIWKIYGKGEAKTEVLKGIDLKIEKSEFVAIMGPSGCGKSTLLNILGLLDVPNKGELHIKGKKTTLMDENERAVFRRKISGFIFQQFHLINTLTALGNVELPLILDEKDEKYRISRAKELLKSVDLGHRENYYPNQLSGGQQQRVAIARALANKPEIIFADEPTGNLDSKSGRQVLETLKKLHEEGITIIMVTHDKEFTKYATKIIRMKDGEIEP